From a single Gemmatimonadota bacterium genomic region:
- a CDS encoding NADPH:quinone oxidoreductase family protein, with product MRAWLCETLTGVAALQWKDLPTPEPQTGEVRVAVRAASLNFPDALIIENKYQFKPPLPFVPGSEFSGVVEAVGPGVETARPGDEVIVVGNTGGFATHAVARAEGLIPKPAGFSFEEAAAFALTYGTSHHALLDRGRLCAGETVLVLGAAGGVGTAAIQIAKAAGARVIAAVSSDEKAAFCLSLGADAVICYSRENLRDRIKALTEGRGVDIVYDPVGGDLAEPAFRSLAWRGRFLVIGFAQGIIPSLPLNLALLKGADLVGVFWGDFVRREPGRSRDAVAELSQWYAKGTIKPALDRVLPMERLPEAYARMAGRQVLGKLILVNS from the coding sequence ATGCGAGCATGGCTTTGCGAAACACTGACCGGGGTGGCGGCCCTGCAATGGAAGGACCTCCCGACGCCCGAACCCCAAACTGGTGAGGTTCGGGTCGCCGTCCGAGCGGCCAGTCTCAACTTTCCCGACGCGTTGATCATCGAAAACAAGTACCAATTCAAACCGCCGTTGCCCTTCGTCCCGGGTTCGGAGTTCTCCGGTGTGGTCGAGGCGGTCGGTCCCGGGGTCGAGACCGCTCGGCCGGGCGATGAGGTGATCGTCGTCGGCAACACCGGCGGGTTTGCGACTCATGCCGTTGCCCGGGCCGAAGGCCTGATTCCGAAGCCCGCCGGGTTCTCCTTCGAGGAGGCCGCCGCATTTGCCCTGACCTATGGCACCTCGCACCATGCCCTGCTCGACCGGGGCCGCCTTTGCGCCGGCGAGACCGTGCTCGTGCTCGGCGCGGCCGGCGGCGTCGGGACCGCGGCGATCCAGATCGCCAAGGCCGCCGGGGCCCGGGTCATTGCCGCCGTCTCGTCCGACGAGAAGGCCGCGTTTTGCCTGTCGTTAGGTGCCGACGCCGTGATTTGCTACAGCCGGGAAAACCTCCGCGACCGGATCAAGGCACTGACCGAGGGCCGCGGCGTCGATATCGTCTACGACCCGGTCGGCGGCGATCTCGCCGAGCCGGCCTTCCGGTCGCTGGCGTGGCGGGGCCGGTTTCTGGTCATTGGATTTGCCCAGGGGATCATCCCCTCGTTGCCACTGAACTTGGCGCTGCTCAAGGGGGCCGATCTGGTCGGAGTATTCTGGGGTGATTTTGTCCGGCGCGAACCCGGACGGAGCCGCGACGCGGTGGCCGAATTGAGCCAGTGGTACGCGAAAGGAACAATCAAGCCGGCGCTCGATCGGGTGCTCCCGATGGAACGGCTGCCGGAGGCCTACGCCAGAATGGCCGGCCGTCAGGTCCTTGGCAAGCTGATTCTCGTCAATTCGTGA